In Helicobacter mastomyrinus, the sequence TGGCGACTTGTGGCACATATGAAAAATACCTCTGTTTTGTTTTTGTGCGTGGGGTGCATTATAGGTTGGGGAGCGTTTATCCTGCCTCAAGATTTATTTTTAAGCAAGGCGGGACTGCTTGAAAGCATTATAGGGCTAGGGCTTGGGGGTGTGGCTATTTGTATCATCGCAGCACAATATACATATCTACTTCAACGATACAAAAGGAGCGGAGGGGAATTTTATTTTACCCTTAAAGTATTGGGGCGCACACACGGCTTTATTTGTGGGTGGTTCATAAGCTTGGCGTATTTATGTATCATTCCGCTTAATGCTACAGCACTTAATGTGATGAGCCATTCCTTTGGATTCTCTGGCGATATCGTGCTTTATCATATCAATGGCAATGCGATTTATCTTTTAGATATAGTGATAAGTATGTCAAGTATCGTGTGTATGGGGATTCTTAATATATTAGGCATAAGGGCTGCATTCTTATTGCAAAAGATATTTACATTGCTTTTGTGCGGAAGCGTGGTATTATTTTTTGTCATAATGGGCATAGATTCTGCCTCTTATGAGAACTTTCTCTCATATTTTTATCAAAAAGAGATAAGCCTCTATGGCGTAATGGCGGTTTTTGCTCTCGCTCCTTGGGCGTATTTGGGGTTTGATTGTGGAGTGCAGATTATACAAGCTATTGCCTATTGCAAAGGCATATTTAATTTTTTTATTTATCTCTCCATTTGGATAGGATTTGCACTTTATGCGATGCTAATATGTATTACCGCTTTTGGCGTGGCAAGAGATGAGATAATTAATCTTGGGTGGGCTACGCACGCAAGCATAGAGGGGTATTTTAGTATTTTTGGAAGCATAGTGCTTTGCATAGGTGTATTAAGTGCACTTTTTAGCGGGATTAATGGATTTTTTATCACCACAAGCAAAATTTTTGAACGATTAAGTATAACGTGCTTTATCCCCGCGACACTTATCAAGCAAAATCGTTTTAATGTATCTTATCGGGTTGTTTATGTGATAGGATTCATATCTTGCGTGATGGTTATTTTTGGTAGAGAATCTTTGCTGTATATTGTAGATATGTCTTGCGTTGGCATTATCGTTGGATTCTTATATGTAAGTATTATATCGCTTTTGCTAAAGCAAAGAGAGAGGCAGCGCATTAGCATTTCAAGCCTTTTGGCTTTGGGTTTAAGCATTATATTTGACCTTTTAATCTTTGTGCCATTTTCTCCAGCACCCCTTAAGCTACCCTCTATTATCGCATTAGCAATATGGGTATTGGCAGGGATACTCCTTTTTGCAAGAGCTAGGAGGAATGCGAGTATATAGAGTGCGGAAAGATAAATTATAGGAATGGACTATTTTACTTTGTGGATGTGGAGTGGTAAGTGTATCTTAAAAATTGTAAAGTGCAAATGCAGTGGCTTAAGCCGCAAGTGGAAAAGCCCAAGCGATTTGGCTTATCCATCTTCGTAAAATATCACAAGGGCAATAGCAAAACATCATAAATCTAGCTTATCGATAGGCAATTTCTCCGTGTAGGCTTTGGTCTAAGCCATTTTCTTCTTGTGCTATATCCACGCGTAAAGGTGTGAATAGACTAATGACTTTTAAAATCGCATAGCTTACCACCGCAGATAGCGCAAAACACGCCACAATAGCGATAATTTGCACAATAAGCAATGTGAAATCCCCGCTGTAAAATAAGCCCTCTCCCGCCGCTTCCTCAAGCAGTTCTTCATTTACCGCACTTGTAGCAAAAAGCCCTGTGGCAATCCCACCCCAGATTCCCCCTACGCCGTGCAAACCAAAGGCATCAAGTGTATCATCATAGCCAAATTTTGACTTCAAAAAACTGATGGCAAAAAAGCAAATGGGCGAAGCGAGAAAGCCAATGATGATAGCCGCAAATGGGGTAACAAACCCAGCTGCAGGTGTGATAGCTACAAGCCCAGCGACAATGCCCGTGATAGAGCCTAGCAAGGTTGGTTTGCCATATTTGAGCCATTCTAAGAGCATCCACGAGAGCATTGCCCCAACAACAGAAAAATTCGTAGTGATAAAGGCATTTAAAGCTACAGAATCTACCCTTAGCGCACTGCCGCTATTAAATCCTAGCCAACCTAGCCATAGCAAAATCGCCCCGATGAATGAAAGCGGGAGCGAGTGAGGCAAAAGCCCCTGATGAAAGGTGCGTTTGCCAAGCATTAGGCAGCCTACAAGCCCAGCCACACCTGCAGCGATAT encodes:
- a CDS encoding APC family permease → MKNTSVLFLCVGCIIGWGAFILPQDLFLSKAGLLESIIGLGLGGVAICIIAAQYTYLLQRYKRSGGEFYFTLKVLGRTHGFICGWFISLAYLCIIPLNATALNVMSHSFGFSGDIVLYHINGNAIYLLDIVISMSSIVCMGILNILGIRAAFLLQKIFTLLLCGSVVLFFVIMGIDSASYENFLSYFYQKEISLYGVMAVFALAPWAYLGFDCGVQIIQAIAYCKGIFNFFIYLSIWIGFALYAMLICITAFGVARDEIINLGWATHASIEGYFSIFGSIVLCIGVLSALFSGINGFFITTSKIFERLSITCFIPATLIKQNRFNVSYRVVYVIGFISCVMVIFGRESLLYIVDMSCVGIIVGFLYVSIISLLLKQRERQRISISSLLALGLSIIFDLLIFVPFSPAPLKLPSIIALAIWVLAGILLFARARRNASI
- a CDS encoding ammonium transporter; translation: MVALDMLFVMASSALVLLMTPALGLFYAGMVNRHNVLSTTLNSIMLYAIIALQWVIIGYTLAFGNDIGLFIGSLNHLFLSNIDSIHGSIPENLFAFFQMLFAVIGAAIITGSVVERMRFGVLLIFILCWSTLVYDVLAHWVWGGGWLVAIGSLDFASGGVVHIAAGVAGLVGCLMLGKRTFHQGLLPHSLPLSFIGAILLWLGWLGFNSGSALRVDSVALNAFITTNFSVVGAMLSWMLLEWLKYGKPTLLGSITGIVAGLVAITPAAGFVTPFAAIIIGFLASPICFFAISFLKSKFGYDDTLDAFGLHGVGGIWGGIATGLFATSAVNEELLEEAAGEGLFYSGDFTLLIVQIIAIVACFALSAVVSYAILKVISLFTPLRVDIAQEENGLDQSLHGEIAYR